Proteins encoded by one window of Salvia splendens isolate huo1 chromosome 14, SspV2, whole genome shotgun sequence:
- the LOC121764178 gene encoding nuclear transcription factor Y subunit B-9-like, with the protein MKRDPDQYMPIATLTRIMRRVLPDHAKVADDAKETIQECVSEFISFITNEANERCHREYRRTVTPNDVVSAMEGLGFGSYVEPLTVFINKHRAQQDCCPPPRQATHQPPPPQMARLPGVDGYVPSPPAVDVANYLEMPQMRDYFVGPYRGSGGGGGGGGGGDQFDHFK; encoded by the coding sequence ATGAAGCGCGATCCCGATCAATACATGCCGATCGCGACCCTGACGCGCATCATGCGGCGCGTCCTCCCCGACCACGCGAAGGTCGCGGACGACGCCAAGGAGACGATCCAAGAATGCGTCTCGGAGTTCATCTCCTTCATCACCAACGAAGCCAACGAGCGATGCCACCGCGAGTACCGCCGCACGGTCACCCCAAACGACGTCGTTTCAGCCATGGAGGGACTCGGCTTCGGCAGCTACGTCGAGCCCCTCACTGTCTTCATAAACAAACACCGCGCCCAACAAGACTGCTGCCCCCCGCCGCGCCAGGCCACGCACCAGCCGCCGCCGCCTCAAATGGCTCGCTTGCCCGGGGTGGATGGCTATGTGCCCTCGCCGCCCGCTGTTGACGTTGCCAACTATTTGGAGATGCCGCAGATGAGGGATTACTTTGTGGGGCCGTATCGTGGtagcggcggtggcggtggcggtggtggaggaggagacCAGTTTGATCATTTTAAGTGA